A stretch of Canis lupus familiaris isolate Mischka breed German Shepherd chromosome 11, alternate assembly UU_Cfam_GSD_1.0, whole genome shotgun sequence DNA encodes these proteins:
- the SNCAIP gene encoding synphilin-1 isoform X4, protein MGEDCLSERNAEKLTPAGLAIKNGQLECVRWMVSETEAIAELSCSKDFPSLIHYAGCFGQEKILLWLLQFMQEQGISLDEVDQDGNSAVHVASQHGYLGCIQTLVEYGANVTMQNHAGEKPSQSAERHGHTLCSRYLVVVETCMSLASQVVKLTKQLKEQTVERVTLQNQLQQLLEAQKSESLLSSPSSPSSPASRRSQWKPPDVDDESVAKGKPGVQEGIQVLGSLSASSRARAKVKDEDSDKILRQLLGKDISESVCTQEKLSLEFQDAQASSRNSKKIPAEKRELKLARLRQLMQRSLSESDTDSNTSEDPKSTPVRKADRPRPQPIVGSVESVDSAESLHLMIKKHTSASGRRFPFGIKASKSLDGHSPSPTSESSEPDVEAQCPGSGTTPPSQSPGDPTQPSPDSTAAQKVAMSPKSALKSPSSKRRTSQNLKLRVTFEEPVVQMGQPSLELNGEKDKDKGRTLQRTSTSSESGDQLKRPFGTFRSIMETLSGNQNNNNNYQAANQLKTSTLPLTSLGRKTTDAKGNPVSSASKGKNKAEMYGSCVTLSSNLLTEEPLRNHARSHQQYLQERQTKDLADSWEGEERLSSLEGSRGTWK, encoded by the exons AATGGTCAGTTGGAGTGTGTCCGCTGGATGGTGAGTGAAACCGAAGCCATCGCTGAGCTGAGCTGTTCTAAGGATTTCCCAAGCCTTATTCATTACGCAGGTTGCTTTGGCCAG GAAAAAATTCTTCTTTGGCTTCTTCAGTTTATGCAAGAACAGGGCATCTCATTGGATGAAGTGGACCAAGATGGCAACAGCGCGGTCCATGTAGCCTCCCAGCATGGCTACCTCGGGTGCATACAG ACACTGGTTGAATATGGAGCAAATGTCACCATGCAAAACCATGCTGGGGAAAAGCCCTCCCAGAGCGCCGAGCGTCATGGGCACACGCTGTGCTCCCGGTACCTGGTGGTGGTGGAGACCTGCATGTCGCTGGCCTCTCAGGTGGTGAAGCTAACCAAGCAGCTGAAAGA aCAGACAGTGGAACGTGTCACACTGCAGAACCAGCTCCAGCAACTTCTAGAAGCCCAGAAATCAGAATCACTCCTTTCCTCACCCAG TTCACCATCCTCCCCAGCTTCCAGAAGGTCCCAGTGGAAACCTCCAGATGTGGATGATGAGTCTGTAGCCAAAGGCAAACCAGGAGTCCAAGAAGGGATTCAGGTTCTCGGAAGCCTGTCAGCATCCAGTCGAGCTAGAGCCAAGGTGAAAGATGAGGATTCTGACAAAATTCTCCGCCAGTTACTGGGAAAAGATATCTCAGAGAGTGTCTGCACCCAGGAAAAGCTGTCCTTAGAATTCCAGGATGCACAAGCTTCCTCCAGAAACTCAAAGAAGATCCCAGCAGAGAAGAGGGAACTGAAATTAGCTCGGCTAAGGCAGCTGATGCAGCGCTCCCTGAGTGAGTCTGACACGGATTCCAACACCTCTGAGGACCCCAAGAGCACGCCTGTGAGGAAGGCTGACAGGCCCCGACCACAGCCCATCGTGGGAAGCGTGGAGAGTGTGGACAGCGCAGAAAGCTTACACCTGATGATAAAGAAACACACCTCGGCGTCGGGACGTAGGTTTCCTTTTGGCATCAAGGCCTCCAAGTCTCTGGATGGTCATAGCCCATCTCCCACCTCAGAGAGCAGCGAACCTGATGTGGAAGCCCAGTGTCCCGGCTCAGGGACCACTCCCCCAAGCCAGTCCCCGGGAGACCCTACTCAGCCCAGCCCTGACAGCACTGCTGCCCAGAAAGTGGCCATGAGCCCCAAGAGTGCCCTCAAGTCTCCATCTTCCAAGCGCCGGACATCCCAGAACTTGAAACTCAGAGTTACCTTTGAGGAGCCTGTGGTGCAGATGGGACAACCTAGCCTTGAGCTAAATggggagaaagacaaagacaaaggcagGACCCTCCAGAGGACCTCCACAAGTAGTGAATCAGGGGACCAACTGAAAAGGCCTTTTGGAACCTTCCGATCTATCATGGAGACACTCAGTGGCAAccagaacaataataataactaccaGGCAGCCAACCAGCTGAAAACATCCACGCTGCCCTTAACCTCACTTGGAAGGAAGACCACAGATGCCAAGGGAAATCCTGTGAGCTCTGCtagcaaaggaaagaataaggCG GAGATGTACGGCAGCTGCGTCACCCTCTCTTCTAACCTGCTGACCGAAGAGCCTCTGCGTAACCATGCACG AAGTCACCAACAGTACCTTCAGGAAAGACAGACCAAAGACTTGGCAGACTCTTGGGAGGGAGAAGAACGCCTCTCATCTCTCGAAGGTTCTCGCGGTACCTGGAAGTAA